One window from the genome of Sulfodiicoccus acidiphilus encodes:
- a CDS encoding HAD family hydrolase codes for MSEGRGLFSSVKAVLFDYDGTLVDFESSSTQALKLVAKEATEYLREIGDFKLSLEEKMLAIAKDLDASGVYDRVLWWEKALEELNLKADPELLFEWTSLYWSVASKNEPYEDALDVVEYLKRKGYKLGLVTNTDGRGGNKLKRVSSFPLISAFDLILIGGENDLKPKPNLQIFVEACERLGGAGEWCVMIGDDPVKDTIPAKKAGILSVLVDRRGIHRNPELYADFVVSNLKELEDLL; via the coding sequence CTGAGCGAGGGCCGCGGTCTCTTTTCCTCGGTCAAGGCGGTCCTCTTTGACTACGATGGTACTTTGGTGGACTTCGAGTCTAGTTCCACCCAGGCCCTGAAGCTCGTCGCCAAGGAGGCAACCGAATATCTTAGGGAAATCGGGGACTTCAAGCTGAGTTTGGAGGAGAAAATGCTTGCTATAGCAAAAGACCTGGACGCCTCGGGAGTCTACGATAGAGTTCTCTGGTGGGAGAAGGCGTTGGAGGAACTCAACCTGAAGGCCGACCCCGAGCTTCTCTTCGAATGGACATCTCTATACTGGTCAGTGGCTAGCAAGAACGAACCATATGAGGACGCTCTAGACGTAGTGGAGTACCTTAAAAGGAAAGGCTACAAGCTTGGGCTGGTCACTAACACTGACGGACGTGGGGGAAATAAGTTGAAGAGAGTCTCAAGTTTTCCACTAATATCTGCATTCGATTTAATCTTAATAGGTGGAGAAAACGATCTAAAACCTAAGCCGAACCTCCAAATTTTCGTGGAGGCCTGCGAGAGGTTAGGGGGGGCGGGAGAGTGGTGTGTTATGATAGGCGACGACCCTGTAAAGGACACCATCCCCGCCAAGAAGGCAGGGATCTTGAGCGTATTGGTCGATAGAAGGGGAATTCACAGGAACCCTGAACTCTATGCCGACTTCGTTGTTTCTAACTTGAAGGAACTAGAGGATCTCCTTTAG
- a CDS encoding elongation factor EF-2 — MPRYKTVEQILALMKDRTRVRNIGIIAHVDHGKTTTSDQLLASAGIISPKVAGEALALDYLKVEQQRGITVKAANVSLYHEVDNKGYVINLIDTPGHVDFSGRVTRSLRVLDGSIVVVDSVEGVMTQTETVLRQSLEERVRPILFINKVDRLVKELKLGPQEMMQKLLGIIREVNNMIDMYAEPDFKERWKINPNAGNVVFGSAKDKWGFSVPMSQKKGIGMKDVIAAYTAPDKTKLNELAQQVPIDEALLDAVIRFVPDPVEAQKYRIPKIWKGDLDNELAKAMLSADMNGPVVMMITDMKVDPHAGLVATGRVFSGTVRPGQEVWLVNAKTPQRTLQVSLYMGQTRELAEEIPAGNIAAVLGLDKARSGETLLDVRFKDLQGSFERLHYVSEPVVTIAVDPQNPKDLAKMIDALRKLSIEDPNLVVKINEETGEYLLSGMGFLHLEVSLQLLKDNYGIEVKTTPPIVVYRESVRNKSQVFEGKSPNKHNKMYISVEPLNDKTVELIASGTIKENMEPKEMAKTLRDQAGWDYEEGKRIVAFDENLNLFVDMTSGIQHLREVMDTLIQGFRLAMREGPLAHEPVRGLKVVLHDAVIHEDPAHRGPAQLYPAVRNAIFAGFLSARPTLLEPIQKLDIRIPMEFMGNVTAVLSRKRGKILNVVQTENLARIMAEIPISESFELAGELRGATAGRAFWGTEFSRWAPVPDAMLGDTVVKIRERKGLPKELPKVEDFLS, encoded by the coding sequence TTGCCTCGATACAAGACCGTTGAACAGATCTTGGCTCTTATGAAGGATAGGACGAGAGTGAGGAACATTGGTATCATAGCTCACGTTGATCACGGGAAGACTACTACTAGCGATCAGCTCCTAGCCTCTGCTGGGATAATTTCCCCTAAAGTAGCTGGAGAGGCGCTCGCTCTAGACTACCTTAAGGTAGAGCAGCAGAGGGGTATAACGGTTAAAGCCGCCAACGTCAGCCTTTATCATGAGGTCGACAACAAAGGCTACGTGATAAACCTGATCGACACCCCTGGACACGTGGACTTCAGTGGCAGGGTAACTAGGAGTCTCAGGGTCCTAGACGGATCTATAGTGGTAGTAGACTCCGTTGAAGGAGTCATGACTCAAACTGAAACTGTCCTTAGACAAAGCCTCGAGGAGAGGGTAAGACCCATTCTATTTATAAATAAAGTCGATAGGTTAGTCAAGGAACTCAAGCTAGGTCCACAGGAGATGATGCAGAAGCTGTTAGGGATAATCAGAGAGGTCAACAACATGATAGATATGTACGCTGAACCAGACTTCAAGGAAAGATGGAAAATAAATCCAAACGCTGGAAACGTGGTCTTTGGTTCAGCGAAGGACAAGTGGGGTTTCAGCGTTCCGATGTCACAGAAGAAAGGGATAGGAATGAAGGACGTAATAGCTGCGTACACGGCCCCAGATAAGACCAAATTGAACGAACTAGCTCAACAAGTTCCCATCGACGAGGCTTTGTTAGATGCGGTCATAAGATTCGTACCGGACCCGGTAGAGGCACAGAAGTACCGAATCCCGAAGATATGGAAAGGAGATCTGGACAACGAGCTAGCGAAGGCAATGCTTTCGGCAGACATGAATGGTCCAGTGGTTATGATGATAACTGACATGAAAGTCGACCCACACGCTGGATTAGTGGCAACGGGAAGAGTCTTCTCTGGAACCGTGAGGCCTGGTCAAGAAGTGTGGCTAGTCAACGCGAAGACTCCTCAGCGCACTCTCCAAGTGAGCCTCTACATGGGACAAACTCGGGAGCTAGCGGAAGAAATACCGGCTGGCAATATAGCTGCTGTGCTCGGACTTGACAAGGCGAGGTCAGGAGAGACGCTCCTGGATGTAAGGTTCAAGGATCTCCAAGGGAGCTTCGAGCGTCTCCATTACGTCTCTGAACCCGTGGTTACCATAGCTGTAGATCCACAGAACCCCAAGGATTTAGCGAAAATGATAGATGCCCTCAGAAAACTGAGCATCGAAGATCCGAACTTAGTGGTCAAGATAAACGAGGAGACGGGAGAGTATCTGTTATCTGGAATGGGCTTCCTACACCTCGAGGTCTCCTTACAACTTCTTAAGGACAATTATGGTATAGAGGTGAAAACTACTCCGCCTATAGTTGTCTACAGGGAGAGCGTGAGAAATAAGAGCCAAGTATTCGAAGGAAAATCCCCAAACAAACACAATAAAATGTATATAAGTGTAGAACCTCTTAACGACAAGACTGTGGAGCTGATAGCAAGTGGAACCATTAAGGAGAATATGGAGCCTAAGGAAATGGCAAAGACGTTGAGAGACCAGGCGGGCTGGGACTACGAGGAGGGAAAGAGAATAGTTGCGTTCGACGAGAATCTAAATCTGTTCGTAGATATGACGAGCGGTATACAACACTTGAGGGAAGTCATGGACACCCTTATTCAAGGTTTCAGGTTAGCCATGAGGGAGGGGCCTCTAGCCCACGAACCTGTAAGAGGACTGAAGGTTGTACTTCATGATGCTGTCATACACGAGGATCCAGCGCATAGAGGTCCAGCACAGCTTTACCCAGCTGTCAGAAATGCTATATTTGCGGGCTTCCTGTCGGCTAGACCTACCTTATTGGAGCCCATTCAGAAGCTAGACATAAGGATACCAATGGAGTTCATGGGTAACGTGACCGCAGTGCTGAGTAGAAAGAGGGGAAAGATCCTTAATGTAGTGCAGACTGAGAACTTGGCCCGTATAATGGCCGAGATACCAATAAGCGAGTCCTTTGAGCTGGCCGGTGAGTTAAGAGGAGCAACCGCAGGAAGGGCGTTCTGGGGAACCGAGTTCAGTCGGTGGGCGCCGGTGCCGGATGCTATGCTAGGTGACACTGTAGTGAAGATAAGGGAACGGAAAGGTCTACCTAAGGAATTGCCGAAGGTGGAGGACTTTCTATCCTGA